In the Paralichthys olivaceus isolate ysfri-2021 chromosome 15, ASM2471397v2, whole genome shotgun sequence genome, one interval contains:
- the yipf5 gene encoding protein YIPF5, with protein MSGFDNLNTDFYQSSYSVEDQNQAGYGYSNSNNENPYNKPYGQYDYSQPMAYASPGMMQPQQPYTGQIFQPSQTYTPSPAQSMYSSSFDDEPPLLEELGINFDHIWQKTLTVLHPMKVADGSIMNETDLAGPMVFCLAFGATLLLSGKIQFGYVYGISAIGCLGMYCLLNLMSMTGVSFGCVASVLGYCLLPMILLSSFAVLLSLQGMVGIILTAAIIGWCSLSASKIFISALAMDGQQLLVAYPCALLYGVFALISVF; from the exons ATGTCGGGGTTTGACAATTTAAACACAGACTTTTACCAGTCAAGCTACAGTGTAGAGGACCAAAACCAGGCCGGCTATGGctacagcaacagcaacaatgAAAACCCCTACAACAA GCCATACGGTCAGTATGACTACTCCCAGCCCATGGCCTACGCTTCCCCTGGGATGATGCAGCCTCAGCAGCCGTACACAGGACAAATCTTCCAGCCCTCACAGACCTACACTCCATCCCCAGCACAATCGAtgtacagcagcagctttgatGACGAGCCACCGCTGTTAGAAG aATTAGGAATCAACTTTGACCACATCTGGCAGAAGACTTTGACGGTGCTGCATCCAATGAAAGTAGCAGACGGCAGCATCATGAATGAGACGGACCTTGCGGGCCCCATGGTCTTCTGTTTGGCCTTCGGAGCAACACTCCTCCTG TCAGGAAAGATCCAGTTTGGCTATGTATACGGTATCAGCGCAATTGGCTGCCTTGGCATGTACTGCCTACTCAACCTTATGAGTATGACCGGCGTCTCCTTCGGCTGTGTGGCCAGCGTGCTGGGATACTGCCTCCTCCCCATGATCCTCCTCTCCAGCTTTGCAGTCCTCCTTTCTTTACA GGGCATGGTGGGTATAATTTTAACAGCAGCAATCATTGGCTGGTGCAGCCTCTCAGCCTCAAAGATCTTCATCTCGGCGTTGGCCATGGATGGGCAGCAGCTGTTGGTGGCTTACCCCTGCGCTCTCTTATACGGGGTCTTTGCGCTCATCTCTGTCTTCTAA